Part of the Eshraghiella crossota genome is shown below.
AGTATTCAGGTTATTTTTTGATTTTGAAACATTTCTCAATGTCTGGTTCATCATCATTGTATTGGTTATACGCATAAGGCACCTCTCTTCTATACGCCTGTCTGTTCAATCAGCTTATCATATATTTCCTGCATTACAGAAATAACCTTTGATGAAAGATTATATGCGTTTTTGAATTTCACAAGGTCAATACCTTCTTCATCTTCATCCACACCGCTGACTGACATTCTCTGGTTGTCTATTGTTTCTTTTATATTTGAATATGTTGCCTGAAATGTCTTAACTCTTCCTGCATCTATAGAACATACAGATACAATTGAATTAAGGAAGCTTTCAAAAGTTCCGTTATTTATTACTATTTTATTCTTAATTGCTAAAAGTTCTTCAACCATATCCACATTGGCTGAACCTTTGGTAGAGTCATAAGAATATGGAAGTTTACTGACATCATTAAGAATCTCCTGATTAATTGTAACATTTCCTGCGGTAATGTAAGAATCCCCGTACCTGGACACGAACAAATCTTCTACCGGTTTATCTGTTACTCTCTTATTTCCGCCCGAAATTGTCTCATTGAATACATCCGAAATCTTCTGGATGAATTTATTAATCTCTTCCTGATAATAAGGAATACCTTTATAAGAAGAATTAAATCTTGTCTCGCCGACTGTAACCATCTTTTTAGAATAGCCTGCTGCAACATAACCATTGTATTCTGCTTCTGTAATGTCCTGCACATTTATTATTTTGCCGTCCGCATCTTTTAGGTAATTGCCGTCTTTGTCTGCCATGCCAAGGACTTCGTATGCTTCATTACAGCCATCTCTTACATCTATTGCTGCTTTCAATGAGCCTGTAAGTGAACTGCTGTACATATTAAATCCAAGTCCGTTGTTCCAGGTAATATCATAAAGGCCGTCTAAGTCACTGGCATTCCTTCTTTTTCCTGTCTCTCTGGTTTCAAGCAGAAGTTTGTTGCAGTTATACATATCAACGAGTTCCTGCCCGTTGACATATACTTTAAATTCCGTTGCACCGTTTCCTATTTCTTTTTCGGATACGGTTGTATTAATATATCCTGAAAGTTCATCAACAAGCAGCGCCCTCTGGTCTCTAAGATCATTGGCATGACCGCCATTTATTTCAATAACATTAATCTGC
Proteins encoded:
- the flgK gene encoding flagellar hook-associated protein FlgK, producing MANTFFGLTIGSSGLFASNAAINTTAHNISNINTKGYTKQVSNQQAAESIRVYQSYGTVGTGTAVISIDQLRSSYYDTKYRHANTNCGQYNSLQNYTTLVEDYLDEFNLNGFTKEYQNLFSAINDLQRDPTSAVGRNQFLNYAQSICDYFNTLSTNFSIVQRQANDEVKTTVNSINTISEQIVSLNKQINVIEINGGHANDLRDQRALLVDELSGYINTTVSEKEIGNGATEFKVYVNGQELVDMYNCNKLLLETRETGKRRNASDLDGLYDITWNNGLGFNMYSSSLTGSLKAAIDVRDGCNEAYEVLGMADKDGNYLKDADGKIINVQDITEAEYNGYVAAGYSKKMVTVGETRFNSSYKGIPYYQEEINKFIQKISDVFNETISGGNKRVTDKPVEDLFVSRYGDSYITAGNVTINQEILNDVSKLPYSYDSTKGSANVDMVEELLAIKNKIVINNGTFESFLNSIVSVCSIDAGRVKTFQATYSNIKETIDNQRMSVSGVDEDEEGIDLVKFKNAYNLSSKVISVMQEIYDKLIEQTGV